The sequence tgtagcctggtcccagattctGTTTGTGCACAAACAGATTTCGGATCAGGCTAGTGTTTTTGTTTCTTACCCTTCAGGGTTCCAGGAGGgcaagatagagggagaggtgtGCCCTGGGGGCAGTAGTGTCCAGGGGGGCAGAGTGAGGCGTGAGGGGTCGTGGAACCCCTGGAGCAGAAATAGCCTGGGGTACAGAGGCCACTGGGGGCTTCCAGACCAGTCTGACCACAGTAGAAGCCAGTGTCACAGGGCTGAGGGTAGGCCGAtcctacaggacagtagaaacCTGTAGGAAAGTCATACACATATTGTGGTTGATGCTATACATTGGtagtggatgaggtgagtttaAACCCATACAATGTAAAGCACTTTGAAAACCTGGGAAAATAATTAATTAATCCAGTCCATTATTAGTATGCTCTAC comes from Salmo salar chromosome ssa20, Ssal_v3.1, whole genome shotgun sequence and encodes:
- the LOC123729172 gene encoding ABC transporter G family member 25 — protein: MIKVHPTNHDLCSWLHNTSCSPNSIDTDGDRSWMDVVTRPWSGQALADSTPHLRNPLYKCANFKGDVCPKGFYCPVGSAYPQPCDTGFYCGQTGLEAPSGLCTPGYFCSRGSTTPHASLCPPGHYCPQGTPLPLSCPPGTLKGKKQKH